The Tardiphaga alba genome includes a window with the following:
- a CDS encoding ABC transporter substrate-binding protein, producing the protein MSKTSSTRGGVNRRTVLAGTAALVASPWVISSARAQAKQVNIGVIMPLSGANAQFGINSRNGIELVADEINAAGGIKALGGAKINLIVADSTSTPTTAGTVAQRLITQNDVTAILGAFASSLTIAISEVTERRDIPLLTMSFADQITGRGYKNIFQVVAKASALGKAQLDYTVAIAQAAGAKIDKIAIMYEDTAYGTAQANGLRAAAKAANIDIAMDDAYPLGITDTTPLINKLRASGAQAVFPVSYLNDSLLLIRTMRQQRITMPAIGGAAGYVIPDFEKGLGEFAEGVLSIAPANYDLAPELTERFRKRFGYFMVHEALEHAVALDVLVQAIEKAKSAKAEDVTMALRGAKFTGGWTKAMTGGAVEFDSTGLNILSVPVMVQWRKKELVTVWPKDVAKGTAEWKS; encoded by the coding sequence ATGTCGAAGACCTCATCCACGCGTGGAGGCGTCAATCGCCGCACCGTTCTCGCCGGCACCGCTGCCCTCGTCGCAAGTCCTTGGGTGATTTCGTCCGCCCGTGCGCAGGCAAAGCAGGTCAATATCGGCGTGATCATGCCGCTGTCGGGCGCCAATGCGCAGTTCGGCATCAATTCGCGAAACGGCATCGAGCTGGTCGCGGATGAGATCAATGCGGCGGGCGGCATCAAGGCGCTGGGTGGCGCCAAGATCAATCTGATCGTCGCCGATTCCACCTCGACGCCGACGACGGCCGGCACGGTGGCGCAGCGCCTCATCACCCAGAACGATGTCACCGCGATCCTCGGCGCCTTCGCGTCGTCGCTGACCATCGCGATCTCAGAAGTCACCGAGCGCCGCGACATTCCGTTGCTGACCATGTCCTTCGCCGACCAGATCACCGGTCGCGGCTACAAGAACATCTTCCAAGTGGTCGCCAAGGCGTCGGCGCTGGGCAAGGCGCAACTCGATTACACTGTCGCGATCGCGCAGGCGGCGGGCGCCAAGATCGACAAGATCGCGATCATGTATGAAGACACCGCCTATGGCACCGCGCAGGCCAATGGTCTGCGCGCCGCAGCAAAGGCGGCCAATATCGACATCGCGATGGACGATGCCTATCCGCTCGGCATCACCGACACCACGCCGCTGATCAACAAGCTGCGTGCCTCCGGCGCGCAGGCGGTGTTCCCGGTGTCCTACCTCAACGACAGTCTGCTCCTGATCCGCACCATGCGGCAGCAGCGCATCACCATGCCGGCCATCGGCGGCGCGGCAGGCTATGTCATTCCGGACTTCGAGAAGGGGCTCGGCGAATTCGCCGAAGGCGTGCTCTCGATCGCGCCGGCGAATTACGATCTTGCACCGGAACTCACCGAGCGATTCCGCAAGCGTTTCGGCTACTTCATGGTGCATGAGGCCCTCGAACACGCCGTCGCGCTCGATGTGCTCGTACAGGCGATCGAGAAGGCGAAGTCGGCCAAGGCCGAGGACGTCACCATGGCGCTGCGCGGCGCGAAGTTCACCGGCGGCTGGACCAAGGCGATGACCGGTGGCGCCGTCGAATTCGACAGCACCGGCCTCAACATCCTCTCGGTGCCAGTCATGGTGCAGTGGCGCAAGAAAGAGCTCGTGACCGTCTGGCCCAAGGATGTTGCCAAGGGCACGGCCGAGTGGAAGTCCTGA
- a CDS encoding GntR family transcriptional regulator has product MAKNDTNLNVSRESTSLRQLVEDRLRSAIGSGMFKPGQRLIERELCEQTGVGRTSIREALRQLEAEGLVTTIPHRGPVVSTISADEAAQLYELRALLEAYAGRECARRRDPAIIARLRKQFEIMGKVAGQEDRSDLLAAKTEFYAALLEGCGNVFVERFLKMLLNRVTVLRMTSMTQANRIGRSLKEIEAILTAIEKGDEDGAGQACVTHIQNAATIALAALRSDAT; this is encoded by the coding sequence ATGGCCAAAAATGACACGAATCTCAATGTTTCCCGGGAATCGACCAGCCTGCGTCAGCTTGTGGAGGACCGCCTCCGCTCGGCGATCGGCAGCGGCATGTTCAAACCGGGCCAGCGCCTGATCGAGCGAGAGCTGTGCGAACAGACCGGCGTTGGCCGCACATCGATCCGCGAGGCATTGCGCCAGCTCGAGGCCGAGGGCCTCGTCACCACGATCCCGCATCGCGGCCCGGTGGTCAGCACCATCTCCGCGGATGAAGCTGCCCAGCTCTATGAACTGCGGGCCCTGCTCGAAGCCTATGCCGGCCGCGAATGCGCGCGGCGGCGGGATCCGGCCATCATCGCGCGGTTGCGTAAGCAATTCGAGATCATGGGCAAAGTGGCGGGACAGGAAGATCGCAGCGACCTTCTTGCCGCCAAGACCGAGTTCTATGCAGCCTTGCTCGAAGGCTGCGGCAATGTCTTCGTCGAGCGCTTCTTGAAGATGCTACTGAACCGCGTCACGGTGTTGCGCATGACGTCGATGACGCAGGCCAATCGCATCGGTCGCAGCCTGAAAGAGATCGAAGCCATTCTCACGGCCATCGAGAAGGGCGACGAAGACGGCGCCGGGCAGGCCTGCGTGACGCATATCCAGAACGCAGCGACGATTGCCCTCGCAGCCCTACGCAGCGACGCAACCTGA
- a CDS encoding NAD(P)-dependent oxidoreductase codes for MSSSSAIAPPAKVTVIGLGNMGRPMAACMTRAGYQVTGFDLSNAARAKFTQEGGYAAATVDEAIAGAAAIVTLLPDGKIVRAAIEGIKTKLAKGTVVIDMSSSAPLGTRALGEELIAAGLEFIDAPVSGGVKRAIDGTLAIMAGGAHATIDRADQILLAMGKSVFRTGPLGSGHAAKALNNYVSAAGLAAAAEALAIGSKFGIEPDTLVDVLNASTGRNNSTENKLKQFMISETYASGFALALMAKDIQTADELAHQIGVTAPLADEITAMWNAALQQLGPTSDHTEIGRYLTAKK; via the coding sequence GTGTCCAGTTCATCCGCCATCGCGCCTCCGGCGAAAGTCACCGTCATCGGCCTCGGCAATATGGGCCGCCCGATGGCCGCCTGCATGACGCGCGCGGGCTATCAGGTAACGGGTTTCGATCTCTCCAACGCGGCGCGCGCAAAATTCACGCAGGAAGGCGGCTACGCCGCTGCCACCGTCGATGAAGCCATTGCGGGCGCGGCCGCCATCGTCACGCTGCTGCCCGACGGCAAGATCGTTCGCGCGGCCATCGAAGGCATCAAGACGAAACTCGCCAAAGGCACCGTTGTCATCGACATGAGCTCGTCGGCGCCGCTTGGCACCCGCGCGCTCGGCGAAGAGCTAATCGCAGCCGGACTCGAATTCATCGACGCCCCCGTTTCCGGCGGCGTGAAACGCGCCATCGATGGCACGCTCGCGATCATGGCCGGCGGCGCACATGCTACGATCGATCGCGCCGACCAGATCCTGCTCGCCATGGGCAAGTCGGTCTTCCGCACCGGGCCGCTCGGCTCCGGCCACGCCGCCAAGGCGCTCAACAATTATGTCTCCGCCGCCGGTCTTGCTGCGGCTGCCGAAGCCCTCGCCATCGGCAGCAAATTCGGCATCGAGCCAGACACGCTGGTCGATGTGCTGAACGCCTCCACCGGGCGCAACAACTCGACCGAGAACAAGCTCAAGCAGTTCATGATCTCGGAAACCTATGCATCCGGCTTCGCGCTGGCGCTGATGGCCAAGGATATCCAGACCGCCGACGAACTCGCGCATCAGATCGGCGTCACCGCGCCGCTCGCAGACGAGATCACGGCCATGTGGAACGCCGCGCTCCAGCAACTCGGCCCCACGTCCGACCACACCGAAATCGGCCGCTATCTCACCGCCAAGAAGTGA
- a CDS encoding alpha/beta fold hydrolase, which translates to MSVFAQLVARLNDALATAEVKAFTAGLSLRVRIDVDDQSHDLFINASPAQPDIAGDIAIWASADDWALVLADPPPPTYHSFSSIQLRNPRFKITGDALRIAQARACFEAIFANLTAHDTTTPLPDLQRLRGSYHRVTTATGQVAQLFSETAGTGTPVLCLHTAGADTRQFHGIMCDDELSKNWRFVGFDMPYHGRSMPPTGWDGSIYSLDQATYLDWCVSFIEQVIGEPVVVMGCSMGAGIAMVLAAERPDLIKAVIALEAPLRPRGRRNAYLTHAQVNGGWHSAAYVRGLLGPQSPADLRRRAAFIYSQGAPGIYDGDLAFYSDEFDGEEVARRIDGRSIPVSLLIGHYDFSATVNDAHQLAGWIEGAEVIEMPELGHFPMTEHPAAMLRYLRPIFAKLHATS; encoded by the coding sequence ATGTCGGTCTTCGCGCAGCTGGTCGCACGGCTGAACGACGCTCTGGCGACGGCCGAGGTGAAAGCCTTCACGGCCGGCCTGTCGCTGCGCGTCCGCATCGATGTCGATGACCAGTCGCACGACCTCTTCATCAATGCATCGCCGGCACAGCCGGACATCGCCGGCGACATTGCCATATGGGCCAGTGCCGACGACTGGGCACTGGTTCTCGCCGATCCTCCGCCGCCGACCTATCACTCCTTCTCATCGATCCAGCTACGCAACCCGCGTTTCAAGATCACCGGCGATGCGTTGAGGATTGCGCAGGCGCGCGCCTGTTTCGAGGCGATCTTCGCCAATCTCACGGCGCATGACACGACGACGCCCCTGCCCGACCTTCAGCGCCTGCGTGGCAGCTATCATCGCGTCACGACGGCAACGGGCCAAGTCGCGCAGCTGTTCAGCGAGACCGCAGGCACTGGCACACCCGTCCTGTGTCTGCACACGGCCGGCGCCGATACCCGCCAATTTCACGGTATCATGTGCGATGACGAGCTGAGCAAGAACTGGCGCTTCGTCGGCTTCGACATGCCGTATCACGGCCGCTCGATGCCGCCGACGGGATGGGACGGCAGCATCTATTCGCTCGACCAGGCCACCTATCTCGACTGGTGCGTCAGCTTCATCGAACAGGTGATCGGCGAGCCCGTCGTCGTGATGGGCTGCTCGATGGGCGCCGGCATCGCGATGGTGCTGGCGGCCGAACGTCCTGATCTCATCAAGGCGGTCATCGCGCTCGAAGCGCCGCTGCGTCCGCGCGGCCGGCGCAATGCCTATCTCACTCATGCCCAGGTCAATGGCGGCTGGCATTCGGCCGCCTATGTGCGCGGCCTGCTCGGCCCGCAAAGTCCGGCGGACCTGCGTCGCCGCGCCGCCTTCATCTATTCACAGGGCGCACCGGGCATCTATGACGGCGACCTCGCTTTCTATTCGGACGAATTCGACGGCGAAGAAGTCGCCAGGCGCATCGATGGCCGCAGCATTCCAGTGTCGCTCCTGATCGGCCACTACGATTTCTCGGCCACCGTGAACGATGCGCACCAGCTCGCCGGCTGGATCGAAGGCGCCGAAGTGATCGAGATGCCCGAGCTCGGGCATTTTCCCATGACAGAACATCCAGCAGCAATGCTGCGCTATTTGCGGCCGATCTTCGCAAAATTGCACGCGACATCCTGA
- a CDS encoding PQQ-dependent sugar dehydrogenase: protein MSVMSMFARVVALVGAGAVAWRRAQSETPTPAWGNAPVVPEAKPQGAIPTLKMPTARGWDAGQLPTVADGLKVNAFATGLEHPRWINVLPNGDVLVAESSQVASRIGSLFSYAMQATMRRAKALGESANRITLLRDRDGDGVAEVQQPFMQNLNQPFGMALVGDTFYVGNVDGVVAFPYTQGADSITAAGKKLTTFGTGGHWTRSILPSPDGTKLYIGVGSLSNIAESGMEVEKGRAAVYELDIATGEYRIFGAGLRNPVGLAWEPSTQALWTVVNERDGIGDETPPDYLTSVKDGGFYGWPYCYWGQTVDDRVPQDPALVATAIKPDYALGGHTASLGLCWMPAGTLPGFGDGMVIGQHGSWNRSKLSGYAVVFIPFENGRPSGPPRDILTGFLAPDEKVSYGRPVGVTIGPDNSLLVADDVGDVIWRVTGA from the coding sequence ATGAGCGTAATGAGCATGTTCGCGCGCGTGGTCGCGCTGGTCGGCGCGGGTGCGGTTGCATGGCGGCGCGCGCAGAGCGAGACGCCGACGCCGGCCTGGGGCAACGCCCCCGTTGTTCCGGAAGCCAAGCCGCAAGGCGCGATCCCGACGCTCAAAATGCCTACTGCCCGCGGCTGGGATGCCGGCCAGTTGCCCACCGTCGCTGATGGCCTCAAGGTCAATGCCTTTGCCACCGGCCTCGAACATCCGCGCTGGATCAATGTGCTGCCGAATGGCGACGTGCTGGTCGCCGAGTCCTCGCAGGTGGCGAGCCGTATCGGCAGCCTGTTCAGCTACGCCATGCAGGCCACCATGCGCCGCGCCAAGGCACTGGGCGAAAGCGCCAACCGCATCACCCTCTTGCGCGACCGTGACGGCGACGGCGTCGCCGAAGTGCAGCAGCCCTTCATGCAAAATCTCAACCAGCCGTTCGGCATGGCGCTGGTGGGCGACACCTTCTATGTCGGCAATGTCGATGGCGTCGTCGCATTCCCGTATACACAAGGTGCCGACAGCATCACGGCAGCGGGCAAAAAGCTCACGACATTCGGCACCGGCGGCCACTGGACCCGCAGCATCCTGCCGAGCCCTGATGGCACAAAGCTCTATATCGGCGTCGGCTCGCTCTCCAACATCGCCGAAAGCGGCATGGAGGTCGAGAAGGGTCGCGCCGCCGTTTATGAGCTCGACATCGCCACCGGCGAGTACCGCATCTTCGGGGCCGGCCTGCGCAATCCAGTCGGCCTCGCCTGGGAGCCGAGCACCCAGGCGCTATGGACCGTCGTGAATGAGCGCGACGGCATCGGCGACGAGACGCCGCCGGACTATCTCACCTCGGTGAAGGATGGCGGCTTCTATGGCTGGCCCTATTGCTACTGGGGCCAGACCGTGGACGACCGTGTGCCGCAGGACCCGGCGTTGGTCGCGACCGCCATCAAGCCGGATTACGCGCTCGGCGGCCACACGGCATCGCTCGGCCTGTGCTGGATGCCCGCGGGCACGCTGCCCGGCTTCGGCGACGGCATGGTGATCGGCCAGCACGGCTCGTGGAATCGCAGCAAGCTCTCCGGCTACGCCGTGGTGTTCATCCCGTTCGAGAACGGTCGGCCATCAGGCCCGCCGCGCGACATTCTCACCGGCTTCCTCGCACCGGATGAGAAGGTCTCCTATGGCCGCCCCGTCGGCGTCACCATCGGCCCCGACAATTCGCTGCTGGTGGCCGACGATGTCGGCGACGTGATCTGGCGCGTGACAGGCGCATAA
- a CDS encoding DUF1330 domain-containing protein, giving the protein MPKGYIVGRIDILDAERYAAYVPLATAAIAAFGGKVLSRGGRFEALEGDARARNVLIEFPDFDAACAYFHSPGYVQARAARAGAAHVEVVAVEGV; this is encoded by the coding sequence ATGCCCAAAGGCTATATCGTCGGCCGCATCGATATTCTCGACGCAGAGCGCTACGCCGCTTATGTCCCGCTCGCAACGGCGGCGATCGCGGCCTTTGGCGGCAAGGTGCTGTCGCGCGGTGGCCGCTTCGAGGCGCTAGAGGGTGACGCGCGTGCACGCAATGTGTTGATCGAGTTTCCGGATTTCGACGCGGCCTGCGCCTATTTCCATTCGCCCGGTTATGTCCAGGCCCGCGCGGCGCGCGCCGGTGCCGCGCATGTCGAGGTCGTGGCGGTGGAGGGCGTGTAA
- a CDS encoding ABC transporter substrate-binding protein, with amino-acid sequence MMLKGMVAGLVFVAAVGHAQAQDGPVKIGVLTDMSSSLSDTQGMGSVEGARLAIEDFGGTVLGRKIELVHADHQNKADIGATIARRWFDTEDVRLIVDLGNSSVGLATQGIAKDKDRITIATGAATSELTGKACSPNSFHWGYDSYQFSGAAPAQMVKAGLDTWFFVTADYAFGYALENDTRKVVEAAGGKVVGSVRHPINTQDFSSFLLQAQGSGAKVIAIASAVGDLQNALKQGQEFAIFGKKQVPSAMALLLVDVKSVGLQATQGTSISTVFYWDQDDATREFAKRFRARMQRPPSEAQAMNYSGVMHYLKAVKAAGTTETQAVLKKMKETPVDDLMTKQAKIRADGRLMRDVRLAKVKSPAESKADWDFFEIGATVPGEQAFRPAADSACPLLAK; translated from the coding sequence ATGATGTTGAAGGGAATGGTGGCCGGCCTGGTATTCGTGGCGGCGGTCGGCCATGCGCAGGCGCAGGATGGTCCGGTGAAGATCGGCGTGCTGACGGATATGTCGAGCTCGCTGAGCGATACCCAGGGCATGGGTTCGGTCGAGGGCGCGCGGCTGGCAATCGAGGACTTTGGCGGCACCGTGCTCGGCCGCAAGATCGAACTGGTGCATGCCGACCACCAGAACAAGGCGGATATCGGCGCCACCATCGCGCGCCGCTGGTTCGATACCGAGGATGTCAGGCTGATCGTCGATCTCGGCAATTCCTCCGTGGGCCTCGCGACCCAGGGCATCGCCAAGGACAAGGACCGCATCACCATCGCCACTGGTGCTGCGACGTCGGAGCTGACCGGCAAGGCCTGCTCGCCGAACAGCTTCCACTGGGGCTATGACAGCTATCAGTTCTCCGGCGCGGCGCCTGCGCAGATGGTGAAGGCCGGCCTCGATACCTGGTTCTTCGTCACCGCCGACTATGCGTTCGGTTATGCGCTCGAAAACGACACGCGCAAGGTGGTGGAAGCCGCCGGCGGCAAGGTTGTCGGCTCGGTGCGTCATCCGATCAACACGCAGGACTTCAGCTCCTTCTTGCTGCAGGCGCAGGGCTCTGGCGCGAAGGTGATCGCGATCGCGAGCGCGGTGGGCGATTTGCAGAATGCGTTGAAGCAGGGACAGGAATTCGCGATCTTCGGCAAGAAGCAAGTGCCATCCGCCATGGCGCTGCTGCTCGTCGATGTGAAGAGCGTCGGCCTGCAGGCGACCCAGGGGACCTCGATCAGCACCGTCTTCTATTGGGATCAGGACGATGCGACGCGCGAATTCGCCAAGCGCTTCCGCGCCCGCATGCAGCGCCCGCCGAGCGAGGCGCAGGCGATGAACTACAGCGGCGTGATGCACTATCTGAAGGCCGTGAAGGCTGCGGGCACCACCGAGACCCAGGCCGTTCTGAAGAAGATGAAGGAAACCCCGGTGGACGACCTGATGACCAAGCAGGCCAAGATCCGCGCCGATGGTCGCCTGATGCGCGACGTTCGCCTCGCCAAGGTGAAGTCGCCTGCTGAATCGAAGGCAGACTGGGATTTCTTCGAGATCGGCGCGACTGTGCCGGGCGAGCAGGCGTTCCGGCCCGCGGCGGATAGCGCTTGTCCGCTACTCGCCAAGTAA
- a CDS encoding SDR family NAD(P)-dependent oxidoreductase, with protein sequence MRMKDKSGLVTAAASGMGRAGAILLAREGAKVCIVDRDAAGAEAVAKEIRDAGGTAFAIGADLRDSKASTEIVARTVAEFGALDYLWNHLGHPGPAAVEDLDWQDFDIAVDLNIRSQLATTIAALPHLRARGGGSVLFTASTSGMSASQFSPVYSGMKAGVIGLVRGLAKRYAKEGIRVNAVCPGPFDTPMARDFVDRKDQPATKGQDREALVQKFGSSTAMGRAGRPEEVGYAALFLLSDEASFITGAHLPVDGGLTA encoded by the coding sequence ATGAGAATGAAGGACAAGTCGGGGCTGGTGACGGCGGCTGCATCCGGGATGGGACGGGCAGGAGCCATCCTGCTGGCACGCGAGGGCGCGAAGGTCTGCATCGTGGATCGTGATGCCGCAGGTGCCGAAGCCGTGGCCAAGGAAATCCGCGATGCCGGCGGCACCGCCTTCGCGATCGGCGCCGATCTGCGCGACAGCAAGGCCTCCACCGAGATCGTCGCGCGCACCGTCGCCGAATTCGGCGCGCTGGATTATCTCTGGAATCATCTCGGGCATCCCGGACCCGCAGCGGTGGAGGATCTCGACTGGCAGGATTTCGACATCGCCGTCGATCTCAACATCCGCTCGCAGCTTGCAACGACTATCGCCGCATTGCCGCATCTGCGCGCGCGTGGCGGCGGCTCCGTGCTGTTCACCGCATCAACGTCCGGCATGTCGGCGTCGCAGTTCAGCCCGGTCTATTCCGGCATGAAAGCTGGCGTGATCGGTCTCGTCCGTGGCCTCGCCAAGCGCTACGCCAAGGAAGGCATCCGCGTGAATGCTGTTTGCCCCGGACCGTTTGACACGCCGATGGCGCGCGATTTCGTCGATCGCAAGGATCAGCCCGCGACCAAGGGGCAGGACCGCGAGGCGTTGGTGCAGAAATTTGGGTCATCCACCGCAATGGGACGCGCTGGCCGGCCGGAAGAGGTCGGCTATGCCGCGCTGTTCCTGCTGTCGGACGAGGCGTCCTTCATCACCGGCGCGCATCTGCCGGTCGATGGCGGCCTGACCGCCTGA
- a CDS encoding LysR family transcriptional regulator, with product MELRQLRQFVMLAETMNFRRAADRLNMAQPALSVSIRKLEDELRAPLFERSTRDMRLTAFGKLFLDHARRTLFEADQALRIAQSAAIGEAGTLSIGFVGTATYAALPRLIPAHRAAFPHVQLQLRESTSSEILAQIEQGSMDLGIVRAPVARTTECVLQTIEEDHLVLALHRDHPLAARDDLSLADLREEPFVTYSAAIVPSLHAMLSFACQNAGFVPKVSQEAVQVQTVISLVDSGLGVALVPSAATRNQSSNVRFRQLPDLQTMAPISLAIAHAPKWETAASRNFRALAATYRLPRPGDGLSIATRAMHGNEASLSI from the coding sequence ATGGAGCTCCGCCAACTCCGGCAATTCGTGATGCTTGCCGAGACCATGAATTTCCGCCGGGCGGCGGACCGCCTGAACATGGCCCAGCCAGCGCTATCCGTTTCAATCCGCAAGCTCGAAGACGAGCTGCGCGCACCGCTGTTCGAACGATCCACCCGCGACATGCGGCTCACCGCATTCGGCAAGCTGTTCCTCGATCATGCACGGCGGACGCTGTTCGAGGCTGACCAGGCGCTCCGCATCGCACAGTCCGCAGCCATCGGCGAAGCCGGCACGCTGTCGATCGGCTTTGTCGGAACGGCGACTTATGCCGCGCTGCCGCGTCTCATCCCTGCGCACCGCGCCGCATTCCCGCATGTGCAACTTCAGCTCAGGGAATCCACGTCGAGTGAAATTCTCGCGCAGATCGAACAGGGCAGCATGGATCTCGGCATTGTCCGGGCGCCTGTGGCACGGACGACGGAATGCGTTCTGCAAACCATCGAGGAAGATCATCTGGTTCTGGCGTTGCACCGCGACCACCCGCTAGCCGCGCGGGACGACCTTTCGCTTGCGGATTTGCGTGAGGAGCCATTCGTCACCTATTCCGCCGCCATCGTCCCGAGCTTGCACGCCATGCTGTCATTCGCATGCCAGAATGCCGGCTTCGTTCCGAAAGTCTCGCAGGAGGCGGTGCAGGTGCAGACGGTGATCAGCCTCGTCGATAGCGGGCTTGGCGTCGCTCTAGTGCCGTCGGCCGCAACGCGCAACCAGTCATCCAATGTCCGGTTCCGGCAACTTCCGGACCTGCAGACGATGGCGCCGATTTCTCTTGCGATCGCTCACGCGCCGAAATGGGAAACCGCAGCATCGCGCAACTTCCGCGCCCTGGCCGCGACATACCGGTTACCTCGCCCTGGTGACGGATTGTCGATCGCGACAAGAGCCATGCATGGCAACGAGGCGTCGCTCTCGATCTGA
- a CDS encoding helix-turn-helix domain-containing protein produces MAPSGGRSVFIGPRLRRLRRDLGLTQADMAADLEISAPYVALLERNQRPMTADMLLRLARTYTIDLADLAGDGGADSTARLQSILKEPMFSDIDIPSLEISDLAVSYPGMAEAFLRLYTAYREEQLALAERRGPATVGGASDEGGGYDANDPVAEVRRFLAARRNNFAALDDAAERLAQATSGTSGFIERLKTRHKLQVRYMPPDVMLGSVRRLDLHRRQLLLEDSLDTASLNFQLAQQLAYLELANEIGAALEDSQFTSKSAELLARRALASYAAAAIVMPYAAFARAAETRRYDLEALARQFGVSFEQVAHRITTLQRPGSEKVPFFLIRVDPAGNISKLLDGAGFPFAKHGGACPLWSVHSVFRTPRQTVTQWLELPDGQRFFSIARTVTAGGGSFGAERVERAIAVGCAAEHAEKLVYTRDNLGPRADAPTPVGVACRVCHRPRCAARSALPIGRELLPDDFRTLSVPFGFSAE; encoded by the coding sequence ATGGCGCCATCGGGAGGTCGTTCTGTCTTTATTGGCCCACGTCTGCGGCGGTTGCGGCGCGACCTCGGCCTGACCCAGGCCGACATGGCCGCCGATCTCGAGATTTCGGCACCTTACGTGGCGTTGCTGGAGCGCAACCAGCGGCCGATGACGGCCGACATGCTGCTGCGGCTGGCGCGAACTTACACGATCGATCTGGCGGATCTCGCCGGTGATGGCGGCGCGGATTCCACCGCGCGGCTGCAGTCGATCCTGAAAGAGCCGATGTTCTCCGACATCGACATTCCCTCGCTCGAGATCAGCGATCTCGCGGTGAGCTATCCCGGCATGGCCGAAGCATTTCTGCGGCTCTATACGGCGTATCGCGAGGAGCAACTGGCCCTCGCAGAGCGCCGCGGGCCTGCCACTGTTGGTGGCGCCTCGGATGAGGGTGGTGGTTACGATGCCAATGATCCCGTCGCGGAAGTCCGCCGGTTCCTCGCGGCGCGCCGTAACAATTTTGCTGCGCTGGACGATGCGGCCGAGCGTCTTGCACAGGCGACGTCGGGCACCAGCGGCTTCATCGAACGGCTGAAGACGCGCCACAAGCTGCAGGTGCGCTATATGCCGCCGGACGTTATGCTCGGCTCCGTCCGGCGCCTCGATCTGCATCGCCGGCAATTGTTGCTGGAAGACTCGCTCGATACGGCGAGTCTCAACTTCCAGCTTGCGCAGCAGCTGGCCTATCTCGAATTGGCCAATGAGATCGGTGCGGCGTTGGAAGACAGTCAGTTCACCAGCAAGAGCGCCGAACTGCTGGCGCGTCGTGCGCTCGCCAGTTATGCGGCGGCTGCGATCGTGATGCCTTATGCCGCCTTTGCGCGTGCGGCGGAGACGCGCCGCTACGATCTCGAAGCGCTGGCGCGTCAGTTCGGCGTCAGTTTCGAGCAGGTGGCGCATCGCATCACCACATTGCAGCGCCCGGGATCCGAGAAGGTGCCGTTCTTTCTGATCCGCGTCGATCCCGCCGGCAATATTTCAAAACTGCTCGATGGCGCCGGTTTTCCCTTCGCGAAACATGGCGGCGCGTGTCCGCTGTGGTCGGTGCACAGCGTCTTCCGTACGCCGCGTCAGACCGTGACGCAGTGGCTGGAACTGCCCGACGGACAGCGCTTCTTCTCCATCGCGCGCACGGTGACGGCCGGCGGCGGCTCATTCGGCGCCGAACGCGTCGAGCGCGCGATTGCGGTGGGATGCGCGGCCGAGCATGCGGAAAAGCTGGTCTATACGCGCGACAATCTCGGCCCGCGCGCGGATGCGCCGACGCCCGTGGGCGTTGCCTGTCGCGTCTGCCATCGTCCGCGTTGCGCCGCGCGTTCGGCGCTGCCGATCGGCCGCGAGCTGTTGCCTGACGATTTCAGAACGTTAAGCGTGCCGTTCGGATTTTCGGCGGAATAA